In one window of Arachis ipaensis cultivar K30076 chromosome B06, Araip1.1, whole genome shotgun sequence DNA:
- the LOC110263462 gene encoding uncharacterized protein LOC110263462, with translation MLAFINTFGILVSEVEHFVEGIYDLMPVKLRRVMFQGLWWSLTGQLSWTLVKRGLSLYYLDRFEEGAEQFRLDVAQNPNDTEEKNEYVNLHKSAASYGGF, from the exons ATGCTAGCATTCATAAACACTTTTGGCATATTGGTAAGTGAAGTTGAACACTTTGTTGAAGGAATATATGACTTGATGCCTGTGAAATTGCGAAGGGTGATGTTTCAGGGTCTCTGGTGGAGTTTGACAGGGCAATTGAGTTGGACCCTTGTCAAAAG GGGCCTCTCCCTTTACTACCTTGATAG ATTTGAAGAAGGAGCTGAGCAGTTTCGGCTAGATGTTGCACAAAATCCGAATGATACCGAAGA GAAAAACGAATATGTGAATCTTCACAAATCTGCAGCAAGTTATGGAGGATTTTGA
- the LOC107647237 gene encoding probable 2-oxoglutarate-dependent dioxygenase ANS → MELDADRAAQLPKEEKMIYAREPNDMEGYGSDIIYFRDQKLDWTDRIYLKVQPEEQRNFKVWPEKPNDFRTTVIEYTERLKLLNEVILKGMAKSLNLEEYCLLKECGDKDTMLLRFNYYPPCPMADHVLGLKPHADGSTVTYLLQDKEVDGLQVLKDNRWFKVPIISDALLINVGDQVEIMSNGIFRSPIHRVVVNEEKDRLTIAMFFTPDSDKEIGPIEQLVNESRPKSYTPVKNYTDIFFQYYQKGKRAIEASKIPLCEAE, encoded by the exons ATGGAGCTCGACGCCGATAGAGCAGCTCAActtccaaaagaagaaaaaatgataTATGCAAGGGAACCAAATGACATGGAAGGATATGGAAGTGATATTATATATTTCAGAGATCAAAAGCTTGATTGGACAGACAGAATATACCTCAAAGTGCAGCCTGAAGAACAGAGAAACTTCAAAGTCTGGCCAGAAAAACCCAATGATTTCAG GACAACTGTAATAGAGTATACTGAAAGGCTAAAATTGCTAAACGAAGTGATTTTGAAGGGCATGGCAAAGTCACTGAACTTGGAAGAGTACTGTCTCTTGAAGGAATGCGGAGACAAAGATACAATGCTCTTGAGATTCAACTACTACCCTCCTTGTCCCATGGCGGATCATGTCCTCGGCCTGAAGCCGCACGCCGACGGATCAACTGTTACTTATCTTTTGCAGGATAAAGAAGTTGATGGCCTCCAAGTCCTCAAAGATAATCGTTGGTTCAAAGTTCCCATCATCTCTGATGCTCTCCTAATTAATGTTGGTGATCAAGTAGAG ATCATGAGTAATGGAATATTTCGTAGCCCAATCCACAGAGTAGTTGTAAATGAAGAAAAGGACAGGCTTACTATAGCTATGTTCTTCACTCCGGATTCAGATAAAGAGATTGGACCAATTGAGCAGCTAGTGAACGAGTCAAGGCCAAAATCATACACACCAGTGAAAAATTATACCGATATCTTCTTCCAGTATTACCAGAAAGGAAAAAGAGCAATCGAAGCTTCCAAGATTCCACTATGTGAAGCTGAATAG
- the LOC107647238 gene encoding uncharacterized protein LOC107647238 has translation MQEMFSMYIKNRAQISFIELYVEFEQSETDRNILREDYNSDSEEEFESNYECVGADGVEAHGDGTMDPDVTEVADALANDMLFAEPSFIEPDRLVFGSSGLTVEPIGLDRFFTSDVHVRICDKSYTKFLLSQMVNLLLGWSLVPGKLLLRVSLISRKYCWVIRRYNGSHTCTRATISQDHSKLDSITIAEAIKPLVEADPSLKVKSVIAEVQSKFNYTVSYRKAWLAKQRAVEKIFGGWEASYEALPIWFQAMCHKEPSAVVHFETMPAYQGDDLVSHIRVLHRVFWSYYPCIKAFRHCKPLVQVDGTHLYGKYKGCLLVAVSQDGNNNIVPIAFAIVDGETSDAWHFFLSNLRQHVVTRDGVGLISDRHESINAAVERRYSRTVREYEVRYQRLRERGEAYTNWLNRIPREQYALAFDGGYRWGHMTTNLVECINSVLKGARNLPITALVKATFYRLNELFTRKRAEVEAWINAGHVFSEVVTSKLHANQLASGNIQVSCFDRQNEVFEVREMPSGLEFAVDLRGLRCDCGEFQVDRIPCRHVFACCANQRLDWKLYVHDVYKMDQVRRVYRARFGH, from the exons ATGCaggagatgttttcaatgtatattaaAAACCGGGCTCAGATCTCGTTtatcgagttgtatgttgagtttgaacaatcTGAGACTGACCGAAACATTCTACgggaagattataatagtgatagtgaagaagagttcgaaagcaaCTACGAATGTGTTGGTGCAGATGGAGTTGAAGCTCATGGTGACGGAACTATGGATCCAGATGTGACAGAGGTGGCAGATGCACTCGCAAACGATATGCTGTTTGCGGAGCCTTCATTCAT AGAACCGGACCGGTTAGTATTTGGTTCATCGGGGTTGACGGTCGAACCGATCGGTTTGGACCGGTTTTTTACATCTGACGTTCATGTTCGTATTTGTGATAAAAGTTACACA AAGTTCCTATTgtcgcagatggtgaatttgcTGTTGGGATGGAGTTTAGTTCCCGGGAAGCTGTTATTAAG ggtTAGTCTGATCAGCAGGAAGTATTGTTGGGTTATAAGGAGGTATAATGGTAGTCACACTTGTACCAGAGCCACCATTTCACAGGATCATTCGAAGCTAGACTCCAtcacaattgcagaagcaataaagccacTGGTTGAGGCTGACCCATCCTTAAAGGTAAAATCGGTTATAGCAGAAGTGCAGTCGAAGTTTAACTATACCGTTAGTTATCGGAAAGCTTGGTTGGCTAAGCAAAGGGCagtagaaaaaatatttggaggttgggAGGCATCGTACGAAGCGTTGCCTATATGGTTTCAGGCCATGTGTCATAAGGAGCCATCAGCTGTTGTCcattttgagactatgcctgCATATCAAGGCGATGACTTGGTCAGTCATATTCGGGTACTGCATAGAGTATTCTGGAGTTATTACCCCTGCATCAAGGCATTCAGACATTGTAAGCCACTTGTCCAGGTGGACGGGACTCACTTGTACGGAAAGTATAAGGGTTGTCTACTAGTCGCAGTTTCACAGGATGGCAACAACAACATCGTCCCAATTGCGTTTGCTATTGTCGATggagagacttctgatgcatGGCACTTTTTCCTTAGTAACTTGCGTCAACATGTTGTCACTCGGGATGGTGTGGGACTAATATCCGACCGACACGAATCCATCAATGCAGCTGTGGAACGGA GATATTCGAGGACGGTGCGGGAGTACGAAGTGCGTTACCAGCGATTACGGGAACGGGGGGAAGCGTACACTAACTGGTTAAACCGAATTCCTCGCGAACAGTACGCACTGGCGTTTGATGGTGGATACCGATGGGGTCACATGACAACGAATCTAGTGGAATGCATCAATTCAGTGttgaagggtgcacgcaatctTCCCATTACTGCTCTTGTCAAGGCAACATTCTACAGGCTGAACGAGCTTTTCACCAGAAAAAGAGCGGAGGTAGAAGCGTGGATTAATGCTGGCCATGTGTTCTCCGAAGTCGTGACCTCGAAGTTGCATGCAAACCAACTTGCATCAGGAAACATTCAGGTCAGTTGCTTTGACCGGCAGAATGAGGTCTTCGAGGTGCGTGAGATGCCAAGCGGACTGGAGTTTGCAGTTGATCTACGTGGCCTTCGATGTGACTGTGGAGAGTTCCAGGTGGACCGGATCCCCTGCAGACATGTGTTCGCATGTTGCGCCAACCAGCGACTGGATTGGAAACTGTATGTGCATGATGTGTATAAGATGGACCAAGTTCGGCGGGTGTACCGAGCAAGATTTGGCCACTAG
- the LOC107604808 gene encoding uncharacterized protein At3g03773 isoform X2 has product MSHHPEVLWAQRSDKVYLTVALPDAKDVSVKCEPHGLFTFSASGAQGESYSFTLELYGPIAPERCRTKAGLRNILCYVQKAEKGWWKRLLKSEEKPAPYLKVDWHRWCDEDDEESTSDLASDDDTRFVAQDEGSSDEDEGMLYLPDLEKARG; this is encoded by the exons ATGAG TCACCATCCTGAAGTACTGTGGGCACAGCGTTCTGACAAGGTTTATCTGACTGTGGCACTGCCTGATGCAAAGGATGTCTCTGTCAAGTGTGAGCCTCATGgtttgtttactttctctgcttCTGGTGCTCAAGGTGAATCTTACAGCTTCACTTTAGAGCTTTATGGCCCCATTGCACCTGAG CGTTGCAGAACTAAAGCTGGTTTAAGAAACATACTATGCTATGTTCAGAAAGCAGAGAAAGGTTGGTGGAAGAGGCTACTGAAGTCAGAAGAGAAACCTGCTCCATACCTGAAGGTTGATTGGCACAGATGGtgtgatgaagatgatgaagagtCAACTT CTGATTTGGCATCTGACGATGATACTCGA TTTGTTGCTCAGGACGAGGGAAGCAGTGATGAGGATGAAGGAATGTTGT ATCTCCCAGACTTGGAAAAGGCTAGGGGATAG
- the LOC107604808 gene encoding uncharacterized protein At3g03773 isoform X1 — MFNPGIAYWTHQGFFNAPIVVIVVHHPEVLWAQRSDKVYLTVALPDAKDVSVKCEPHGLFTFSASGAQGESYSFTLELYGPIAPERCRTKAGLRNILCYVQKAEKGWWKRLLKSEEKPAPYLKVDWHRWCDEDDEESTSDLASDDDTRFVAQDEGSSDEDEGMLYLPDLEKARG; from the exons ATGTTCAATCCCGGTATTGCTTATTGGACTCATCAGGGTTTTTTCAATGCCCCCATTGTAGTTATTGTTGT TCACCATCCTGAAGTACTGTGGGCACAGCGTTCTGACAAGGTTTATCTGACTGTGGCACTGCCTGATGCAAAGGATGTCTCTGTCAAGTGTGAGCCTCATGgtttgtttactttctctgcttCTGGTGCTCAAGGTGAATCTTACAGCTTCACTTTAGAGCTTTATGGCCCCATTGCACCTGAG CGTTGCAGAACTAAAGCTGGTTTAAGAAACATACTATGCTATGTTCAGAAAGCAGAGAAAGGTTGGTGGAAGAGGCTACTGAAGTCAGAAGAGAAACCTGCTCCATACCTGAAGGTTGATTGGCACAGATGGtgtgatgaagatgatgaagagtCAACTT CTGATTTGGCATCTGACGATGATACTCGA TTTGTTGCTCAGGACGAGGGAAGCAGTGATGAGGATGAAGGAATGTTGT ATCTCCCAGACTTGGAAAAGGCTAGGGGATAG
- the LOC107647240 gene encoding uncharacterized protein LOC107647240, translating into MITQSPKVTRYGIAEAIDLQLQGMASLVALYLPVTCPPEDELDGIATVVGKQGDSPREALVIKVLDRKYSYIALSHKLRVVWRIKEGFILLNVGFGYFLVKFDVAEDCEKVMLGGPWLIEGHYVAVKPWDVDFQSSEQSFDSTLVWIQVSNLPIWCYQEQAMLHIAAIIEVPVKVDLATKLAERGRYIRACVQINLGLSVIKNIIVEGVYYNVEYESLTLLCEFCARYAHDKSQCLSRVPMEEKRVDSVQGEAQGCAKSDSEIQNSGETKTVDLADNLSKDNGTNLGAKSGDDSVPRNGANGKEACGEGEAGWHKVLKKEKLKLGHNLTRKAQGPNQTCSGSGGHQKAKPQPSRGSKKQGVRVGHTQQHASSSSHTPATKGLSIRKCLHPVSLQNSPVGGMAGEAPVLESPAMIPMEKGVASLLVPVNGVREYGIVSTSEKERMQGGPESAAPPLISMTVARDKCASSMKKKAVVHGGPRCSVPGDKSSTEKRLGYYLVSIEKRQLDIRVVSGSFLQYKILAANCLMLAINVSLSKFNLKM; encoded by the exons ATGATCACTCAGTCTCCCAAGGTAACTAGATATGGGATAGCTGAAGCCATAGACCTTCAGCTCCAAGGTATGGCCTCTTTGGTAGCGTTGTATCTACCGGTAACATGTCCGCCGGAGGATGAGTT AGATGGTATTGCAACGGTGGTAGGCAAGCAGGGTGATTCTCCTAGAGAAGCCTTAGTTATCAAGGTCCTGGATAGGAAGTATAGTTATATAGCTCTTTCTCATAAGTTAAGGGTAGTATGGCGCATCAAAGAAGGTTTCATTCTGCTAAATGTGGGATTTGGATATTTCCTGGTAAAATTCGATGTCGCTGAGGATTGTGAGAAGGTCATGCTTGGTGGGCCTTGGTTGATTGAGGGTCACTACGTGGCGGTAAAACCATGGGATGTTGATTTCCAATCGAGTGAACAATCTTTCGATTCTACGTTAGTTTGGATTCAGGTCTCTAATCTCCCAATCTGGTGTTATCAGGAGCAGGCAATGCTACATATTGCAGCTATAATAGAAGTCCCGGTAAAAGTTGATTTGGCCACCAAACTGGCAGAGAGGGGGAGATATATCCGTGCTTGTGTTCAAATAAATTTAGGATTGTCGGTGATCAAGAATATCATAGTTGAGGGTGTCTATTACAATGTGGAGTATGAAAGTCTAACTCTGCTTTGTGAATTTTGTGCAAGATATGCCCATGATAAATCTCAATGCTTGAGTAGGGTTCCTATGGAAGAGAAGAGGGTTGACTCTGTTCAGGGGGAGGCACAGGGTTGCGCCAAGTCGGATTCGGAAATTCAAAATTCAGGTGAAACAAAAACTGTTGATCTGGCCGATAATTTAAGCAAGGATAATGGCACTAATTTGGGTGCAAAATCTGGGGATGATTCTGTTCCTAGAAACGGGGCCAATGGAAAGGAGGCATGTGGAGAGGGAGAAGCAGGGTGGCATAAGGTgttgaagaaagaaaaattgaagTTGGGCCACAATTTAACAAGGAAGGCCCAAGGACCCAATCAAACTTGTTCTGGGTCGGGTGGCCACCAGAAGGCCAAACCACAGCCTTCACGGGGGTCCAAGAAGCAGGGAGTCCGAGTTGGGCATACCCAGCAGCATGCGTCGTCATCTTCCCATACGCCAGCAACAAAAGGGCTCTCCATCAGGAAATGTCTACATCCGGTATCCTTGCAAAACTCGCCGGTTGGAGGCATGGCGGGGGAGGCACCTGTCCTCGAGAGTCCAGCCATGATTCCAATGGAGAAGGGAGTAGCGTCGCTGCTGGTTCCTGTGAATGGGGTACGGGAGTATGGCATTGTATCAACGTCTGAAAAGGAGAGGATGCAGGGAGGTCCAGAGAGCGCTGCGCCGCCGCTGATCTCTATGACTGTGGCTCGGGATAAATGTGCATCATCAATGAAGAAGAAGGCAGTGGTACATGGAGGCCCAAGGTGTTCCGTTCCAGGGGACAAGTCTTCTACTGAG AAAAGACTCGGTTACTATCTTGTTAGTATAGAGAAGAGGCAGTTGGACATAAGGGTGGTATCTGGTTCCTTTCTTCAGTACAAGATACTTGCTGCAAATTGTTTGATGCTTGCGATTAATGTGTCATTATCGAAGTTCAACTTGAAAATGTAG